A region of Flocculibacter collagenilyticus DNA encodes the following proteins:
- the sdhA gene encoding succinate dehydrogenase flavoprotein subunit, whose amino-acid sequence MKITVREFDAVVIGAGGAGMRAALQISESGKSCALLSKVFPTRSHTVSAQGGITVALGNAHEDNWEWHMFDTVKGSDYIGDQDAIEYMCQTGPEAIIELENMGLPFSRTDEGKVYQRPFGGQSKEFGGEQAARTAAAADRTGHALLHLLYQQNVKNKTKVFSEWYALDLVKNQQGEITGCTAIDIETGELVYFKSKATVLATGGAGRIFASTTNAHINTGDGVGMALRAGVQVQDMEMWQFHPTGIAGAGTLVTEGCRGEGGYLLNKDGERFMERYAPNAKDLASRDVVARSMMTEIREGRGCEGPWGPHLKLKLDHLGEEVLESRLPGICELSRTFAHVDPVKEPIPVIPTCHYMMGGIPTNVDGQALTVDANGNQKVVPGLFACGEIACVSVHGANRLGGNSLLDLVVFGRATGLHLGEALEQSGASHNSSQSDIDEAMSRFNRWESSKPGQGENPFEIRKELQQCMQLNFSVFREGEAMAQGLSELKEIRERLKHARLDDKSSDFNTQRIECLELDNLMETAYSTAVSANYRTESRGAHSRFDFPDRDDDQWLCHSIYSPSDESMMKRDVNMSPVTRDAFPPKARTY is encoded by the coding sequence GTGAAAATTACAGTACGTGAATTTGATGCCGTTGTAATTGGTGCAGGTGGTGCGGGTATGCGCGCTGCTTTGCAAATTTCTGAATCTGGCAAGTCTTGTGCACTTTTATCTAAAGTGTTTCCAACGCGTTCTCATACGGTTTCTGCTCAAGGCGGAATTACTGTAGCTTTAGGTAATGCCCATGAAGATAACTGGGAATGGCACATGTTTGATACCGTTAAAGGGTCAGACTACATTGGTGACCAAGACGCTATTGAATATATGTGTCAAACCGGCCCTGAAGCAATTATTGAATTAGAAAATATGGGCCTGCCTTTCTCTCGTACCGACGAAGGAAAGGTTTATCAGCGTCCATTTGGTGGCCAATCAAAAGAATTTGGTGGCGAGCAAGCTGCTCGTACCGCTGCAGCGGCCGACCGTACAGGTCATGCGTTGTTACATTTGTTGTATCAACAAAATGTAAAAAATAAAACAAAGGTTTTCAGTGAGTGGTATGCACTAGACTTGGTTAAGAACCAACAAGGTGAAATTACAGGTTGTACAGCAATCGACATTGAAACGGGTGAGCTAGTTTACTTCAAATCTAAAGCAACTGTACTTGCAACTGGTGGCGCTGGTCGTATATTTGCATCAACAACAAACGCCCACATTAATACGGGTGACGGTGTTGGTATGGCACTTCGCGCAGGTGTTCAAGTTCAAGACATGGAAATGTGGCAGTTCCATCCAACAGGTATTGCGGGTGCTGGTACACTAGTCACAGAAGGTTGTCGTGGTGAAGGTGGTTATCTTCTTAATAAAGATGGTGAGCGCTTTATGGAGCGTTATGCGCCAAACGCAAAAGACCTAGCTAGCCGTGATGTTGTTGCTCGCTCAATGATGACAGAAATCAGAGAAGGCAGAGGTTGTGAAGGTCCTTGGGGTCCTCACTTGAAATTGAAGCTAGATCACCTTGGTGAAGAAGTTTTAGAATCACGCTTGCCGGGTATTTGTGAACTTTCTCGAACGTTTGCTCATGTTGACCCAGTTAAGGAACCAATTCCAGTTATTCCAACTTGTCACTATATGATGGGTGGTATTCCAACTAATGTTGATGGCCAAGCGTTAACTGTTGATGCCAATGGCAATCAAAAGGTAGTGCCTGGATTATTCGCATGTGGTGAAATTGCATGTGTATCTGTGCACGGTGCAAACCGCTTAGGCGGTAACTCGTTACTTGACTTAGTGGTATTCGGCCGTGCTACTGGCCTGCATTTAGGTGAAGCCCTAGAACAGTCAGGTGCATCGCATAATTCTTCACAGTCAGACATTGATGAAGCGATGTCTCGATTTAATCGTTGGGAATCTTCTAAGCCTGGTCAAGGTGAGAATCCATTCGAGATCAGAAAAGAATTACAACAATGTATGCAGCTAAACTTCTCTGTATTCCGTGAAGGCGAAGCGATGGCTCAAGGGTTAAGCGAATTAAAAGAAATTCGTGAACGTTTGAAGCATGCTCGTTTAGATGATAAGAGTAGTGATTTCAATACACAACGTATTGAGTGCTTAGAATTAGATAACTTAATGGAAACTGCATACAGTACAGCAGTATCTGCTAACTATCGTACAGAAAGTCGTGGTGCACATAGCCGCTTTGACTTCCCAGATCGTGATGATGACCAATGGTTATGTCACTCTATTTATAGTCCTAGTGATGAATCTATGATGAAGCGCGATGTAAACATGAGCCCAGTTACTCGTGATGCATTCCCACCTAAAGCACGTACATATTAA
- the sdhD gene encoding succinate dehydrogenase, hydrophobic membrane anchor protein: MLLNQASLKRNGVQDFVSLRATAVVLTLYTIFIVGFFLTTPTVTYENWSGLFSNILVKAFTLLALASIMIHARIGLWQVLTDYVESAALRNVLSFLVSVVAFGFVAVGLFVLWGV, translated from the coding sequence ATGCTTTTAAATCAAGCATCACTTAAAAGAAATGGTGTGCAAGATTTTGTGTCGTTACGTGCAACAGCTGTTGTATTAACGTTATATACAATTTTTATTGTCGGCTTCTTCCTTACAACTCCTACTGTAACGTACGAGAATTGGAGCGGATTGTTTTCGAATATTTTAGTAAAGGCCTTCACGTTATTGGCTTTGGCTTCTATTATGATACACGCCCGTATTGGACTATGGCAGGTATTAACTGATTATGTAGAATCTGCAGCGTTACGTAATGTTTTAAGCTTCCTAGTAAGCGTGGTTGCGTTTGGCTTTGTCGCTGTAGGCTTATTTGTTTTGTGGGGTGTGTAA
- the sdhC gene encoding succinate dehydrogenase, cytochrome b556 subunit, whose product MKKQRPVNLDLTTIDFPASAKASILHRISGVAMFFALIFVVWAWAESLSSPEGFDYVKELLTSFLAKFIAWGTLIALSYHLLGGIRHIFMDMGHFEELESGSNSAKLIFVVWVLVAIALAYWIFV is encoded by the coding sequence GTGAAAAAACAGAGACCTGTCAACCTCGATCTAACAACCATTGATTTCCCTGCGTCCGCAAAGGCATCAATATTACATCGCATATCTGGCGTAGCCATGTTTTTCGCACTTATTTTTGTAGTGTGGGCTTGGGCTGAGTCTTTATCTTCTCCTGAAGGTTTTGATTATGTAAAAGAACTTCTAACTTCTTTCCTAGCTAAATTCATAGCGTGGGGCACTCTAATTGCTTTGAGTTATCACCTTCTTGGTGGCATTAGACATATCTTTATGGATATGGGGCATTTCGAAGAATTAGAGTCTGGCAGCAACAGTGCAAAACTAATTTTCGTAGTTTGGGTGCTAGTTGCAATCGCTTTAGCATATTGGATATTTGTTTAA
- a CDS encoding citrate synthase: MADKKVTITIDGQEPFELPILNGTAGNSVIDVRTLGASGYFTYDPGFLATASCESKITFIDGGKGELLHRGYPIEQLADNSSYLELCYLLLNGELPSENEMAEFTTTITNHTMVHEKIAHFFQGFLVDAHPMAMLCGVVGAMSSFYHDDLDINDPAQRHRSAYRLIAKLPTIAAMAYKYSIGQPFVYPRNDLSYSANFLHMMFSVPAENYKVSPVIAKAMDKIFMLHADHEQNASTSTVRLAGSSGANPYACISAGIASLWGPAHGGANEACLNMLEEIGSVDRIPEFITKAKDKADPFRLMGFGHRVYKNFDPRANVMRETCHAVLKELNIKDPLLDVAMELEKIALEDQYFVEKKLYPNVDFYSGIILKAIGIPTSMFTVIFAMSRTVGWISHWDEMLSQAGHKIGRPRQLYTGETSRDYVDIAKRK; this comes from the coding sequence ATGGCCGACAAAAAGGTGACCATAACGATTGATGGTCAAGAGCCATTTGAGTTGCCAATACTTAACGGTACTGCGGGTAATAGTGTAATTGACGTAAGAACCTTGGGTGCTAGCGGATATTTTACTTATGACCCTGGTTTTTTAGCGACCGCGTCATGTGAGTCAAAAATCACATTCATTGACGGTGGCAAGGGTGAGTTATTACACCGTGGCTACCCTATAGAACAGCTTGCAGATAATTCTAGCTACTTAGAATTATGCTACTTGTTACTAAACGGTGAGCTGCCTTCTGAAAATGAAATGGCAGAATTCACTACTACTATTACTAACCATACAATGGTTCACGAGAAAATTGCCCACTTCTTCCAAGGTTTCTTGGTAGATGCACATCCAATGGCAATGCTGTGTGGTGTTGTTGGTGCAATGTCGTCATTTTATCATGATGATTTAGATATTAATGACCCTGCACAACGTCACCGTAGTGCTTATCGCCTAATCGCAAAACTTCCTACTATCGCAGCGATGGCATATAAGTACAGCATCGGTCAACCGTTTGTATACCCACGTAACGACTTATCTTATTCTGCAAACTTCTTACACATGATGTTCTCTGTACCAGCAGAAAACTACAAAGTAAGCCCAGTTATTGCTAAAGCAATGGATAAGATTTTCATGCTTCATGCTGACCATGAGCAAAACGCATCTACTTCTACAGTTAGATTAGCGGGCTCTTCTGGCGCTAACCCTTATGCATGTATCTCTGCAGGTATTGCATCTTTATGGGGACCAGCACACGGCGGCGCAAATGAAGCTTGCTTGAACATGCTTGAGGAAATTGGTTCAGTTGATCGTATTCCTGAATTCATTACTAAAGCGAAAGATAAAGCTGACCCATTCCGTTTAATGGGCTTTGGTCATCGCGTATACAAAAACTTTGACCCACGCGCAAATGTAATGCGTGAAACATGTCATGCTGTGTTAAAAGAGTTAAATATCAAAGATCCATTACTAGATGTAGCGATGGAGCTTGAAAAGATTGCCTTGGAAGATCAATACTTTGTTGAGAAAAAACTATATCCAAATGTAGATTTTTATTCGGGTATTATCCTTAAAGCAATCGGTATCCCAACTAGCATGTTCACGGTAATTTTTGCAATGAGCCGCACTGTAGGTTGGATATCTCATTGGGATGAGATGCTTAGTCAAGCAGGCCATAAAATTGGTCGTCCACGCCAATTGTACACTGGTGAAACGTCTAGAGATTATGTTGATATTGCAAAACGCAAATAA
- a CDS encoding efflux RND transporter periplasmic adaptor subunit, whose amino-acid sequence MLNINLPSHKSLFLISSVAFSSILLTGCDEATASAETKPEKEEISIPIEVSTIDSGDISSTYQTTAILEAKEETEVTSKVSGIVEKIFVEEADYVEKGQIIAQLDSNRFELQLQKAKAEYNRVKSELNRIEKVHGKKYVSADQYTQLKWQLEAAKVQLNIAKLDVEETSIKAPISGFIAKRHAKVGNLINQYQENSLFHIVNLDELQGIIHLPEQQLQFVKPKLNATLKLSAISQPQKAYIERISPVIDAQTGTFKVTLKVPNPQHTLKAGMFAKVDINYDTHTNVVRIPRTAVIEMDNQHTVYIVEENKVSKKILEIGYQEGGYYEVINGVATGQQVVTAGHNNLKDQAKVQIVSTL is encoded by the coding sequence ATGCTTAACATAAACTTACCATCGCATAAGTCGCTTTTTCTTATTTCTTCTGTGGCTTTTTCCAGCATACTCCTAACAGGCTGTGATGAAGCAACTGCATCAGCAGAAACTAAACCAGAAAAAGAAGAAATTAGTATTCCTATTGAAGTCTCTACTATTGATTCTGGCGATATCAGTTCTACCTACCAAACTACAGCCATTCTTGAAGCCAAAGAAGAAACCGAAGTTACTAGTAAAGTCTCAGGCATTGTTGAAAAGATTTTTGTTGAAGAAGCAGATTATGTTGAAAAGGGACAAATCATTGCTCAACTAGATTCAAACCGTTTTGAATTACAATTACAAAAAGCAAAAGCTGAATATAACAGAGTTAAGAGTGAACTAAACAGAATTGAAAAAGTGCACGGCAAAAAGTACGTAAGCGCAGATCAATACACTCAATTAAAATGGCAATTAGAAGCGGCCAAAGTTCAGTTGAATATAGCTAAATTAGATGTTGAAGAAACCAGCATTAAAGCACCTATCTCTGGATTTATTGCAAAGCGTCATGCAAAGGTAGGTAATTTAATTAATCAATACCAAGAAAATAGCCTTTTTCATATTGTTAACCTAGACGAACTTCAAGGTATTATTCATCTTCCTGAGCAACAACTACAATTTGTAAAACCTAAACTAAATGCTACGTTAAAGTTATCTGCAATCAGCCAACCACAAAAAGCGTATATTGAGCGTATAAGCCCAGTTATCGATGCACAAACAGGTACATTCAAAGTAACACTTAAAGTCCCTAATCCTCAGCACACGTTAAAAGCAGGTATGTTCGCAAAAGTGGATATTAACTATGACACGCATACCAACGTAGTAAGGATCCCACGCACTGCCGTTATTGAAATGGATAATCAGCATACCGTGTATATAGTAGAAGAAAACAAAGTATCTAAGAAAATTCTAGAAATAGGTTACCAAGAAGGTGGCTATTACGAAGTTATTAACGGTGTTGCAACAGGCCAACAAGTGGTTACAGCAGGCCATAACAACTTGAAAGACCAAGCTAAAGTACAAATTGTATCTACACTTTAA